The Romeriopsis navalis LEGE 11480 region GGCAATTCTTGTGGGTATCACACTGCTAGTGGTTGGGGTGATCACCTGGCCCAATTTTGAGGCCATCGCGATCTTTGCCATTGGTGGCATCTGTATCGGTGTAGCGATCGGCTCATTATTCCGCTTAGTTTATCAACTGCTATCAAAAATTCTGTAGGCAGTAGCCGACTCACAATTCGTCCATTGGTGACAGGAGAAGACGATGGCAAGCCAACGTGAATGGCCAATTTTGATTGGGGCCTTACTGATTACGGGGGGACTCGTCGCCACTGGGGCCTGGTGGTTTACCAGTCGCTCTGCGGCACCCGGCGCCGATCAGCAACTCGCGACCATCAAAAATAGCGGTGGCCAAATCAGCCTGGGCCACAAGGCCCTCGCACCCAGCGAAGGGGCCAATAATCCCGACTTTGAACGCGCTAAAGCCGCTGGCATTACCGCCCTCCAACAAAACAATGCCCCGGAAGCCGTGGCCCAGTTTGGCCAAGCCTTGCAGATTCGGCGCAATGCCCCGGAAACGCGGATTTATTACAATAACGCCCGAATTGGCGTGGGCCGCGCTTATACGATCGCCGTCGCGGTCCCCCTCACCTCCGATGCCAATGGTGCCCTCGAACTGTTACGCGGCGTCGCCCAAGCCCAGACCGAAGTTAATCAAGCCGGTGGGGTGAACCAAATCCCACTGAAAGTTGTGATTGCCAACGATGCCGGGAATCCCAGCAGCGCCACCAAAGTGGCCCAAGCCTTGATTCAAAACAAGCAAATTCTCGGGGTCGTGGGCCATTATTCCAGTGACGTCACGCTCGCCACTGGGACACTTTACAACGAAGCAGGGCTGGTGGCGATTTCTCCGGTTAGCACCGCCGTCAAGCTGAGCAATTTTGGCCCCTACGTCTTGCGAACCGTACCCAGTGATTACATCTCGGCGCGGGCCTTGGCCGACTACAGCCTCAAGCAACTCAAGCGCCAAAAGGCTGTCGTTTTCTTCAACTCCCAAAGCGGCTATAGCGAATCGCTGAAAGCCGAATTTTCCACTGCGATGTCCCTGGGGGGTGGTCGCATTGAGCAGGAATTTGACCTGTCCGCACCGGACTTCAGCGCCACACGCGCTTTAGCGCAGGTACCAGAAGCGGAAGTGATCGTTTTAGCGGCGAATACCAGCAGCCTCGATCGCGCTTTGCAAGTGGTGCAAACAAACCAAAAGAACTTACCCATCCTCGGGGGGGATGATGTCTATGCCCCCAAGACCTTGGAAATCGGGGGCAGTGCGGCCGATGGCATGGTCATTGCGGTGCCCTGGCATATCGCCGCCGACCCCAATGCCAAGTTTGGCAAAACATCCCGACAGTTTTGGGGCGCTGAAGTAAACTGGCGCACGGCCTTAGCCTATGACGCGACCCAGGCAATCGTCACCGCGATCGGCCAAAAACCAACCCGCGAAGGCATCCAACAAGCCCTGACTAAACCCGGCTTTACGGCCAACGGCGCATCGGGCACCGTCCGATTTCTGGCCTCGGGCGATCGCAATGCCTCGATTCAATTAGTCAAAGTGGTCACGGGCCAAAAATCCGGCTTCGGGTTTGATTTTGTCCCGGTCAAATCGAAATAACGCGACTGCATCCTGAGTCAATTTCTCCAGTAAAACTCCTGCGATGTTTTGAGCAAATTCGCCCATAATGCAGTGAAGTGACTCATCTCCGATCGTTCACGCCCAATTCGGCATCGTCACTTCGGTATTTCAATTTAAGTCTTTAGGTCAAGCGCGAATTATGTCTGGCAAAAACGAAACTCCCGCCCTGATCGGCGCATTCCTGATCACCGTTGGTTTAATCGGTGGGGGCGTCTGGCTACTCAGCAAACGGGGCGGGATTTCCACCACCAGCAATAATGCCGAAACCATCGGCAGCTCTAGTGGCAAACGCAGCGACCGAAATGGCCCGGCGATTGGGGACTTTAAACAAGTGCAGAATATCCCCACTGGACGCTACAACTACGGTGGCAGTACGTCCTTTGCCCCCATTCGCCTTGCCGTCGATGCCGCCGTGCAAGTCGCACGACCCGAATTTCAATTGAACTATGTGAATCCCGTGGGCAGCAGTGCAAGCTCCGGCAGTGGGATTCGGATGCTGCTGAATCGGCAATTAGATTTTTCGCAGTCTTCGCGGCCGCTGAAGCAAAGCGATCGCCAAAAAGCCCAATCCCTGGGCATCAAGCTTGAGGAAGCCCCCGTCGCGATCGATGGGATTGCGGTGGCAGTGAATCCCACACTCGGCCTGCCGGGTTTGACGATCGATCAACTCAAAGGCATTTATTCCGGACAAATTCAGAACTGGCAAGAAGTCGGTGGGCCCAATCTGCCGATTACACCGCTATCGCGCAACATCGGCTCCGGCGGCACGGTGGATTTCTTTGTTGAGTCGGTGC contains the following coding sequences:
- a CDS encoding ABC transporter substrate-binding protein, with protein sequence MASQREWPILIGALLITGGLVATGAWWFTSRSAAPGADQQLATIKNSGGQISLGHKALAPSEGANNPDFERAKAAGITALQQNNAPEAVAQFGQALQIRRNAPETRIYYNNARIGVGRAYTIAVAVPLTSDANGALELLRGVAQAQTEVNQAGGVNQIPLKVVIANDAGNPSSATKVAQALIQNKQILGVVGHYSSDVTLATGTLYNEAGLVAISPVSTAVKLSNFGPYVLRTVPSDYISARALADYSLKQLKRQKAVVFFNSQSGYSESLKAEFSTAMSLGGGRIEQEFDLSAPDFSATRALAQVPEAEVIVLAANTSSLDRALQVVQTNQKNLPILGGDDVYAPKTLEIGGSAADGMVIAVPWHIAADPNAKFGKTSRQFWGAEVNWRTALAYDATQAIVTAIGQKPTREGIQQALTKPGFTANGASGTVRFLASGDRNASIQLVKVVTGQKSGFGFDFVPVKSK
- a CDS encoding PstS family phosphate ABC transporter substrate-binding protein encodes the protein MSGKNETPALIGAFLITVGLIGGGVWLLSKRGGISTTSNNAETIGSSSGKRSDRNGPAIGDFKQVQNIPTGRYNYGGSTSFAPIRLAVDAAVQVARPEFQLNYVNPVGSSASSGSGIRMLLNRQLDFSQSSRPLKQSDRQKAQSLGIKLEEAPVAIDGIAVAVNPTLGLPGLTIDQLKGIYSGQIQNWQEVGGPNLPITPLSRNIGSGGTVDFFVESVLGGSNFGSAVEMVNTTTQALQRLGSTPGGIYYASAPEVVPQCTVLPLAIGRSQANLVTPYREPLIPSDQCPGQRNQLNESAMQSGQYPLTRNLYVIWKADNGRSQQAGKAYTELLKTQQARDLMLKAGFVPL